From a single Oncorhynchus tshawytscha isolate Ot180627B linkage group LG29, Otsh_v2.0, whole genome shotgun sequence genomic region:
- the LOC112227589 gene encoding transmembrane protein 236: protein MASGRTLKFALCEVLQFAGLCVPLFIVMQRFALIVARVKSVAQPPGDASTAYWLTVASSIAYVTSAALLVWVPMKYMVFTNKKFLVGRKKWRPVALVYMILSTLPCFAFLIASSEVQINNSIRQDTFAELPVSLVLFSLICIDIVERIRHSRLTGHANELARDAEIPSTLLTNVTPVTPVNPENPAAPVMPGVPRHPTQPGQPGSPNGQDQNGAGSQSEANWTLQGMPGNQGRQFSMSGLSSRSASMSADHGVSPYAYTGALRFLCASDARAEVFVDSFLFWMDTVEMVRVAGHPAVYYSGWVFPIYIFSYLSCLRLVVMPHSPLLSLLGVALQDLPFLFVRIGLIAFFGFVTPLLYLMKNLLVCLAFIYFNFMTKLRVFNTERMF from the exons ATGGCCTCGGGGAGGACGCTGAAGTTCGCCCTGTGCGAGGTGCTGCAGTTCGCAGGCCTGTGCGTGCCGCTCTTCATCGTCATGCAGAGGTTCGCCCTCATTGTAGCGCGGGTCAAAAGCGTGGCGCAGCCACCCGGCGACGCAAGCACCGCCTACTGGCTCACCGTGGCCTCCTCCATCGCCTATGTCACCTCTGCTGCCCTGCTTGTCTGGGTGCCCATGAAGTACATGGTGTTCACGAATAAGAAGTTTCTTGTCGGGAGGAAGAAGTG gaggccGGTGGCCCTGGTCTATATGATCCTTTCCACATTACCCTGCTTTGCCTTTCTCATCGCCAGCTCAGAG GTGCAGATCAATAACAGTATAAGACAGGATACGTTTGCAGAGCTCCCCGTGTCGTTGgtgctcttctctctcatctgcaTCGATATTGTGGAGAGGATCCGCCACAGTCGACTCACTGGACACG CTAACGAATTGGCCCGAGATGCTGAGATCCCTTCCACTCTCCTCACGAACGTAACCCCAGTGACACCGGTAAACCCAGAAAACCCTGCGGCACCCGTAATGCCAGGTGTGCCCAGGCACCCTACACAACCAGGGCAACCTGGTAGTCCAAATGGGCAGGACCAGAACGGGGCGGGGTCTCAATCAGAGGCCAATTGGACACTCCAGGGGATGCCAGGTAACCAAGGCAGACAGTTCAGCATGTCAGGCCTGAGCTCGCGCTCGGCCAGCATGTCCGCAGACCACGGCGTCTCACCATATGCCTACACAGGCGCGTTGCGCTTCTTGTGTGCCAGCGATGCCCGAGCCGAAGTGTTTGTGGACAGCTTTCTGTTCTGGATGGACACAGTGGAGATGGTGAGGGTGGCAGGGCACCCGGCGGTCTACTACTCGGGCTGGGTGTTCCCTATCTACATCTTCAGCTACCTGTCGTGCCTGCGGCTGGTAGTCATGCCCCACAGTCCCCTGCTGTCGTTGCTGGGCGTGGCCCTGCAGGATCTGCCTTTCCTGTTTGTGCGTATCGGCCTCATTGCCTTCTTCGGCTTTGTAACGCCACTCCTCTACCTGATGAAGAACTTGCTTGTTTGTCTGGCCTTCATCTACTTCAACTTCATGACCAAGCTGAGGGTCTTCAACACCGAGAGGATGTTCTGA